TTGCTGACCGATTTATGGTATCGGAAAGAAGTCTTGCCCGGCTGGCGAAAATGGCTTTCGGAATTCCACTTCATGAACAGGTTATCAAACTGCGAATTGATTTAGCATTGAGACTGCTCTTGACAACGAATAAACCTATCTATGAAATAGCCAGACTAAGTGGTTACAAAGAACCCCACTATTTCAGTAAAGCTTTTAAAAAATATTATGAGATATCTCCAAAGGGCTTTGAAAGACCGTGCAAAGAAATGGTTACTCTGGAAATGCAAGGGTAAAAATCTGCCAACAATTCTCGAAATATTTTGGCAGAATCCTACATTTTTTTCTAAAAAAATGTGCCGCACCTTTGAATCAATAACCAATAACAATAATCAATATGCAAATTACATTAAACAAACAACCAGGTCTACATCTATCTGCCAAAACAAGAGAAATCATTGTAGACATTACAGTTTATTTGTTCATTATACTTTTTATGTATACTGCAGCAAGTAAAATACTAACTGTAAAATCCTTTGCATCAACACTGGCAAAATCACCTTTAATTGGTAGTTATAATATGATTGTGGCTTATGCCATTCCAATCATAGAAATGCTCATCAGCATTGTCCTGATCTTTCCCTTGGTAAGGAAAGTAGGGCTGTATGCTTCATTTTTATTGATGACAGTATTTACTGCTTACCTGGCTTACATGGTTTTTTCAGGAAATAAATTACCCTGCCACTGTGGGGGTGTAATCAGCACCATGACCTGGCAGCAGCACATTTGGTTTAATCTGGGCTTTGTGGTACTGGCCATTATTGGCTTAACCATAAACAGAAAAAAGAAATAAAAGAATTTACGCGCGTGATTCAGGTAAATGAGGTAGCCTGTTAAAATAAATACATCAGAGATTTACTAAACAACAATAATAAAATGAACAAAATTAAAAAAGCAGCATTTGGCGTTCTCGTAGCTGGGCTGGCATTTGGGTTCAGTGCATTCACCACAATTAAAAAAAGTTCAGTCTTCACCTATTATCAGGTAAATAATCCTTATGCGGCACCTAGCAATCCTAATGGCTATGCTTACTATTCAGGAGACAGATGTGAAGCTGGAGGTAATCTTTGCACTGCGCAATGGGATATTGGCCTCAATCCTCCCCCTTTTTTTGAAGGTCAGGCCCTGCCTCCTACCGGAGTAACTCTTCAAACCAGTACAATTACATCTGGTCATTTTGAGTAAATAGTATAAAAGGAGATTGATTAATCAATCTCCTTTTATACCCTTAACGCTCATTCTGCTGTATCTCGCTTAACCTGATCTCTTCTTCATCAATTGGAAAAACATATCTTTTATCATTCGGTTGCAGGGTATAAGAATTCCCATTCAATACTCTTGTTAAAGTAACGGCAAGGCGTGTATCTCCGTTCAACCTTCTCAAATCTGACCAACGAATCCCTCTGAATATCAACTCCTTTCTCCGTTCTTTTAGAATGTAATCCAATACTGTATTAGGATTTGTACTTATTAGGTCAAGATATAAACCTTTCCATCTCGTTCTCCTTAAACGATTCAGGTCTTCTAATGCTAGAGTTAAGTTCCCATTTCTCGCGTTACATTCCGAACGGATCAAATACATTTCATCAGTAGCCAAGCCTCCGAAAAAAGTTTTATCACCATTATAACTACCTTTAAAAGTCATGCCATTAGCACTTGCGGTAAAAAAGATAGACTTACGACAATCTTCAATGGTGTAATCATTATATAATTCGGGAACTACGATTAGCCTTGATGCATTAAATATCCCATATGAGAACGTACTATGAAAGATCACTTCAGAATTAAATTTTGCGATTGGGAAAGATATAGAGCTGTTCAATTTGGTATAATCCATCAAATCCGGCTGAATTTTCAAAGCAAGGTCAGCATATACTCCTGCTTGATCATAGTTCTCCATGGCTAGATAAGTTTTTGCCAATAAGGCATACGCAGCTTCTTTAGATGGTCTGGTTTTGTACCCGGATTTTGCCCCAAGAAGATTAATTGCTTCTTTTAGATC
This is a stretch of genomic DNA from Candidatus Pedobacter colombiensis. It encodes these proteins:
- a CDS encoding RagB/SusD family nutrient uptake outer membrane protein codes for the protein MRKECLSYIFSMLLMLFFQSCGKSWLEAKPDKSLVVPKSIGDYQALLDNTSQIFNVNQACGLGEIGAGDFYITSSSWQNLFTIQEKSAYIWAPTKEFYNGEQSLDWTYAYQRILNANVILEGIEKITPITNDQQDWNSVKGSALFFRAFDFFNLIQEYCVPYNSRSASGDLGLPLRLEYDVNIKVKRSNLQQTYERIIIDLKEAINLLGAKSGYKTRPSKEAAYALLAKTYLAMENYDQAGVYADLALKIQPDLMDYTKLNSSISFPIAKFNSEVIFHSTFSYGIFNASRLIVVPELYNDYTIEDCRKSIFFTASANGMTFKGSYNGDKTFFGGLATDEMYLIRSECNARNGNLTLALEDLNRLRRTRWKGLYLDLISTNPNTVLDYILKERRKELIFRGIRWSDLRRLNGDTRLAVTLTRVLNGNSYTLQPNDKRYVFPIDEEEIRLSEIQQNER